From the Microcoleus sp. FACHB-672 genome, one window contains:
- a CDS encoding LL-diaminopimelate aminotransferase → MATINDNYLKLKAGYLFPEIGRRVNAFAEANPDAKIIRLGIGDVTEPLPEACRAAMIKAVEEMGDRATFKGYGPEQGYAWLREKIAGDDFQARGCNVDASEIFISDGSKCDTGNILDIFGDNNTIAVTDPVYPVYVDTNVMAGHTGAANDKSEFEGLVYLPITAENNFTAQIPTQKVDLIYLCFPNNPTGAVATKEHLKAWVDYAKANGSIIFFDAAYEAYITDPNLPHSIYEIEGARDCAIEFRSFSKTAGFTGTRCAFTVVPKTLTAKASDGSDVELWKLWNRRQTTKFNGVSYIVQRAAEAVYSEEGKAQVKALVSFYLENAKIIREKLSEAGIAVYGGVNAPYVWVKTPNNLSSWDFFDKLLQTCNVVGTPGSGFGAAGEGYFRISAFNSRENVEEAMRRITEKFKA, encoded by the coding sequence ATGGCAACGATTAACGATAACTACCTCAAACTTAAAGCCGGCTACCTGTTTCCTGAAATTGGGCGACGAGTGAATGCCTTCGCTGAGGCAAATCCTGACGCTAAGATTATCCGGCTAGGCATTGGTGATGTCACCGAACCATTACCGGAAGCGTGCCGTGCAGCGATGATTAAAGCAGTCGAAGAAATGGGTGATCGCGCCACATTCAAAGGATATGGCCCAGAGCAGGGTTATGCTTGGTTGCGCGAAAAGATTGCCGGCGATGACTTCCAGGCGCGGGGATGCAATGTTGATGCGTCGGAAATCTTCATCTCTGATGGCTCTAAATGCGACACCGGCAACATTCTCGACATCTTTGGCGATAACAACACCATTGCCGTCACTGACCCCGTCTATCCCGTTTATGTAGACACAAACGTGATGGCAGGACACACCGGCGCTGCTAACGATAAGAGCGAATTTGAGGGTTTAGTTTATCTGCCTATCACCGCAGAAAATAATTTTACCGCTCAAATCCCTACTCAAAAAGTCGATTTAATTTATCTTTGTTTTCCCAATAATCCCACCGGCGCAGTTGCCACCAAGGAACACTTAAAAGCGTGGGTGGATTATGCCAAGGCGAATGGCTCCATCATCTTTTTTGATGCAGCTTACGAAGCCTATATTACCGATCCAAACCTTCCCCATTCTATCTACGAAATAGAAGGCGCACGAGATTGTGCAATCGAGTTTCGTTCCTTCTCCAAAACGGCAGGATTTACCGGCACTCGCTGTGCGTTTACAGTCGTGCCAAAAACACTCACGGCAAAAGCGTCTGATGGTTCCGATGTGGAACTGTGGAAGCTGTGGAACCGCCGGCAAACGACTAAATTTAATGGCGTTTCTTACATTGTACAACGTGCGGCTGAGGCGGTTTATTCTGAGGAAGGCAAGGCGCAAGTTAAAGCATTGGTCAGTTTCTATCTAGAAAATGCCAAAATTATCCGCGAAAAACTGAGTGAAGCCGGTATCGCTGTTTATGGTGGCGTGAATGCACCTTATGTTTGGGTGAAAACACCAAATAACCTTTCAAGCTGGGATTTCTTTGATAAGTTGTTGCAAACTTGCAATGTGGTGGGAACACCGGGTTCGGGTTTCGGTGCTGCCGGCGAAGGTTACTTCCGCATTTCGGCATTTAACAGCCGAGAAAATGTAGAGGAGGCAATGCGGCGAATTACTGAGAAGTTTAAGGCATAG
- a CDS encoding RidA family protein: protein MTKKIIRTDQAPAPVGPYNQAVAATGTMIFVAGQIAIDPKINDIVFPDDVAKQTEQVMKNLEAILTAAGATFNDVVKTSVFLLDMNDFAAMNAVYAKYFDEETAPARATVQVSRLPKDVRVEIECIAVIGS, encoded by the coding sequence ATGACGAAAAAAATTATCCGTACCGACCAAGCACCGGCACCCGTTGGCCCTTACAATCAAGCAGTCGCGGCAACCGGCACGATGATCTTTGTTGCTGGTCAAATTGCGATTGATCCCAAAATTAATGATATTGTCTTTCCCGACGATGTCGCTAAGCAGACCGAACAAGTGATGAAAAATCTTGAAGCAATTCTAACGGCGGCTGGAGCGACTTTTAATGATGTTGTGAAAACCAGTGTATTTCTCTTAGATATGAATGATTTCGCGGCGATGAATGCCGTTTATGCGAAATATTTTGATGAGGAAACAGCGCCGGCACGCGCAACTGTTCAGGTTTCCCGTTTACCCAAAGATGTGCGGGTAGAAATTGAGTGTATTGCCGTGATTGGCAGTTAA